The genomic segment GATGTTTTCCAGGCTCATGATGGTCGTCGCCTGGGTGAACCCCTTGGCGCTGAGGCCGGCCTTGAGCAGATCGATCGCGGCCGCTCGTTGTTCGGCGTTGAGTTCTTCCAGGCGGACGCCCTTGCGAGTGAACTGCTTTTCCTTGTCCTGTTGTGGGGTGAAGAACCAGGCTTCCCGTTGCGGGCTGTCGAAGCCGAAGGCGGCTTTCTTCTTTTGCTCGGGCGTCAGGGTGGCGAGGAACTTGTTAGCCGCATTGGCCAGGGCGGCGCCGGTCGGTTGGGCCTGCCGCGCGACGAGGGCCACGCCGGTCAGGGCGGCGACCGTTGTGGCCACGAGTGCGAAGCGAAGGATCGGAGAACGGGTCATCGGGAAGAGGCTCCTCGGGAGTTGCGGGCGGGTGGGTGCAGTCGAAACGAAGATACGCCATCACAGCCGGAATGGGAACAGGTCGTTTCCGCGATTTTGGCTGCCGAAATGGCAGACAAGCGAGTAGAATGCGTTTGCCATGCGCAAGGTAAGAGTTTGCCGAAGGATCTCAAAGCGTACTTGCAAAAGGTAAGCCGTTATCAGTCCGACAAGCCGCATGTGTTTGGAGTCTATCAATGCCGCCCACGATTGCCGAGTCGATCGACCAATCTCCAGCCTCTGTAGCTACTCTGCGCCGCCAAAGTTTCGAGCAGTTGTCAGAGGGGCTCAAGGAATTGGCGACTTTGGCGGAAGCCCCCCGCTTCCCTTTCAAGGCGGACGCCGTCATCTCCGAGGCCAAAGCGACACTGATCGCCTTGGCGGAAGAGCAACGCGAAGGCGGTGCCCGGGAAGTGCTGCGTAACTTGATTAATGTTTTGTCCAATTGTGGGTGGGATCACTTCAAGACCCCGGGGTCGGCAGCCGCGCTGGGTGGGGCATTATCCGATTTGGCCGCGCTGGAAACCATTCAAACGAATGATGTCAATGTCTGGCACGACGCATTGGACCAGATCGGTTTCGACCCGTTAGCTGTGGCCACCGGCGCGGTGGGCGTTTGAAACAATTCGGTCATTACTTTGAGAAGCCAGCCTGCATAAATTCGCTTCCGCGATTGCGACTATGCGCATCGCCGTCTGATTATTTCGCACCGAGGTCCGTTCATGCCCTCCCTCCCGCCGCACGTCCCGCCTGCAACCGACGACCCGCTGCGCGTGCTGGTGATCGACGACGACCGAAACCTGGCCGAGGCGATCGCCGAGAGCCTGGAGCGGAAGGGACATGCCTGTACGGTCGTTCACACGGGTAAGGCCGGGACCGCCCAAATCGAGCGGGAAGAGTTCGATGTCGTCCTGACCGACCTGCGGATGGCGGACCTGGGCGGGCTCGACGTCGTGCGGAAGGTTCGCGAACACCTGCCGGATGCCGAGGTGTACGTCATCACAGGGTACGGGGAGGTCAAGACGGCCGTCGAGGCGATGCGGCTCGGGGCCGCTCACTACCTGCTCAAGCCGATCGACATGGTCGAACTCCGGGCCATCGTGGACAAGTCGGCCGAGAAGGTCCGGCTCGCCCGGGCGAACCGCGAACTCCGCCAGCAACTCGACGAGAAGTTCGGCTACGAGGGCGTGATCGGGAACGGGCCGAAGATGCAGCAAGTTCTCCGCATGCTCAAGGCTTACGCCCCAACCGCCGCCCCGGTGCTGATCTTCGGCGAAAACGGCACCGGGAAGGAACTCGCCGCGAAGGCGCTGCACACGAACGGACCGCGGAAGAACAAGGCGTTCGTAACCATGAACTGCGCCGCCCTCAACGAGAACCTGCTCGACGACGACATGTTCGGCCACGAAGACGGGTCGTACACCGGGGCGAAGGGGGCGCGGAAGGGCCGATTCGAGCACGCGACCGGCGGCACCCTGTTTCTCGACGAAGTCGGTGATATGCCACTATCACTTCAGGCGAAGCTGTTGCGCGTGCTGGAAAACGGCGAGGTCGTGCGGATCGGGGCGAATGACCCGATCCGGGTGGACGTTCGCATCATCGCGGCCACGAACCGAAACCTGGAGGCGATGGTCGAAGACGGGAAGTTTCGCCGCGACTTGTACCACCGGCTCAAAGTCGGCGTCGTCCGCCTCCCCGCCCTCCGCGACCGCAAGGACGACCTGCCCGTCCTGACGAGCCACTTCCTGAAGGATCTCGCGCATAAATACGGCAAGAAGCCGCCGGGACTCGCGGAGTCGGTTCGCAAGGCGTTCGCTGCTTATGAATGGCCCGGAAACGTCCGCGAGTTGCGGAACGTGCTGGAAAGCATGATCGTCCTGGACGGCGATGCGGTTCTGGGTCCGGACGACCTGCCCGAAGACGCCGGGCCAGCTCAGGCGGGGCTTTCGGCAACTCCCGGTGGCTCCACGGCGTCCGGGTCCGATTACCTCGTCGGTCGCCCGCTGGCGGAGGTCGAACGGTACTACATGGAGCGGGCTCTCGACCTTGCCGACGGCAACCGCGAGACGGCGGCCGAAATGCTCCAGATCGGCGAACGGACCTTGTACCGGAAGCTGCAAGAGTGGAAAAAGGAAGACGAGCAGAAAAAGACCGCGGGAGCCTGATTCATTCGGGAGACGAACCCATGGCAACCGTGCCGGACATCCGGGCCGAGGAAATCGAGTACCCTTCGTCGGACGGGAAACCGGTGGCCGAAACCGACATCCACATCGACGTGTTGCTCGACGTGCGGAGCCGGCTGAAGGCCCGCTTCGCGGATCGGGACGACGTCTACGTGGCGGGCAACATGCTCGTCTATTATGCCGAAGGCCAACCGAGGGTGTCGCTCGCACCGGACGGTTTTGTTGTGTTTGGGGTTCCGAATCACCGCCGGAAGGTGTTCAAGACGTGGGCCGAAGGGAAGTTCCCTTCAGTCGTGTTCGAGTTCACTTCAAAATCAACTCAAAACGAAGATCTCGAAGAAAAATTCGATATCTATCAGAACATTTGGAAGGTGTCCGAATATTTTCTCTTCGATCCGGAAGAAGAATATCTGGATCCGTCATTACTCGGATACCGGATGAGCCGCGGTGAACTCAAGCCGATCAAGCCGGTCCGATTCAGGCTTACGAGTAAAGCGCTCGGCTTGACTCTCGCTCGCGATGGCACCCGATTGGTTCTCCGAGACGCCGAGACGGGCGAGGAACTACTAACGCCAGACGCGATTGCCGCTCGCCAAGAGCGCGCCCGCGATCTGGCCGAACGCGCCCGCGATCTGGCCGAACTGGCTCACTTGCGCGGAGAACTGACCCGCCAGGGAGCAGAGCTAGCTCAAATTCGCGCCGAACTCGCTGCCCTACGCCAAAAACCATCATCGCCCTGATGTTCCCTCCGAGACCCTGATGGCCCGCATCCGCCAGTTAGACCCGATCGTTGTCACCAAGATCGCCGCGGGCGAGGTGATCGAACGCCCCGCCAGCGTCGTCAAGGAACTGCTCGAAAACTCCGTCGACGCCGGCTCGACTCGCATCGACATCGACCTGGAGCAGGGGGGCACCGAACTCATCCGGGTGGTTGACGATGGCGGCGGGATCGACTCGGACGATTTGCCGCTCGCGTTTATCAGCCACGCCACCAGCAAGCTCACGGAAGCCGACGACTTGTTTCGGATCTCGACGATGGGCTTCCGCGGCGAAGCCCTCGCGTCGATCGGTGGGGTGGCCCAGGTGACATTGCAGTCGCGTACGCCGGACCGGCCGAGCGGGGCCGAGATCCGGTGCGACGGCGGCGAACTTTCGCCGATCCGCCCGTGGGGCGGGTCGAGCGGGACGCGGATCGAAGTCCGGCACCTGTTCCACAACTTTCCGGTGCGGAAAAAGTTCCTCAAGAGCATCGCCACCGAACTCGGCCACGTCTGCGAGACCGTGACCCGGCTCGCCCTCGCGAACCCGGGGCTGCACCTCGTCCTGCGGCATAACAACAAGATGGTGTACGAGATCCCGGCGTCCGCCTCGCTGCCGGACCGGGTCGCTCTCTTCTTCGGCGGCGAGGTCCGCGACGCGCTGTACGAAGTCGATTCCGGCGAGGCACCCATCCGCTTGACCGGCTTCATCGCCGATCCCAAGTGCGACCGCGGGAACCCCAAGCTGCAATACCTGTTCGTCAACGGCCGCTGGTTCCGTGACCGGAGCGTCGGCCACGCGCTCCAGGAGGCGTACCGC from the Fimbriiglobus ruber genome contains:
- a CDS encoding Uma2 family endonuclease, which gives rise to MATVPDIRAEEIEYPSSDGKPVAETDIHIDVLLDVRSRLKARFADRDDVYVAGNMLVYYAEGQPRVSLAPDGFVVFGVPNHRRKVFKTWAEGKFPSVVFEFTSKSTQNEDLEEKFDIYQNIWKVSEYFLFDPEEEYLDPSLLGYRMSRGELKPIKPVRFRLTSKALGLTLARDGTRLVLRDAETGEELLTPDAIAARQERARDLAERARDLAELAHLRGELTRQGAELAQIRAELAALRQKPSSP
- a CDS encoding sigma-54-dependent transcriptional regulator, yielding MPSLPPHVPPATDDPLRVLVIDDDRNLAEAIAESLERKGHACTVVHTGKAGTAQIEREEFDVVLTDLRMADLGGLDVVRKVREHLPDAEVYVITGYGEVKTAVEAMRLGAAHYLLKPIDMVELRAIVDKSAEKVRLARANRELRQQLDEKFGYEGVIGNGPKMQQVLRMLKAYAPTAAPVLIFGENGTGKELAAKALHTNGPRKNKAFVTMNCAALNENLLDDDMFGHEDGSYTGAKGARKGRFEHATGGTLFLDEVGDMPLSLQAKLLRVLENGEVVRIGANDPIRVDVRIIAATNRNLEAMVEDGKFRRDLYHRLKVGVVRLPALRDRKDDLPVLTSHFLKDLAHKYGKKPPGLAESVRKAFAAYEWPGNVRELRNVLESMIVLDGDAVLGPDDLPEDAGPAQAGLSATPGGSTASGSDYLVGRPLAEVERYYMERALDLADGNRETAAEMLQIGERTLYRKLQEWKKEDEQKKTAGA